A portion of the Bubalus kerabau isolate K-KA32 ecotype Philippines breed swamp buffalo chromosome 1, PCC_UOA_SB_1v2, whole genome shotgun sequence genome contains these proteins:
- the LRRTM2 gene encoding leucine-rich repeat transmembrane neuronal protein 2 produces the protein MGLHFKWPLGAPMLAAIYAMSMVLKMLPALGMACPPKCRCEKLLFYCDSQGFHSVPNTTDKGSLGLSLRHNHITELERDQFASFSQLTWLHLDHNQISTVKEDAFQGLYKLKELILSSNKIFYLPNTTFTQLINLQNLDLSFNQLSSLHPELFYGLRKLQTLHLRSNSLRTIPVRLFWDCRSLEFLDLSTNRLRSLARNGFAGLIKLRELHLEHNQLTKINFAHFLRLSSLHTLFLQWNKISNLTCGMEWTWGTLEKLDLTGNEIKAIDLTVFETMPNLKILLMDNNKLNSLDSKILNSLRSLTTVGLSGNLWECSPRICALASWLGSFQGRWEHSILCHSPDHTQGEDILDAVHGFQLCWNLSTTVTAMATTYKDPTIEYTKRISSSSYHVGDKEIPTTAGIAVTTEEHFPEPDNAIFTQRVITGTMALLFSFFFIIFIVFISRKCCPPTLRRIRQCSMIQNHRQLRSQTRLHMSNMSDQGPYNEYEPTHEGPFIIINGYGQCKCQQLPYKECEV, from the exons ATGG GCTTACATTTCAAGTGGCCATTAGGGGCCCCTATGCTAGCAGCAATATATGCAATGAGTATGGTTTTAAAAATGCTGCCTGCGCTGGGTATGGCGTGTCCACCCAAATGCCGCTGTGAGAAGCTGCTCTTCTACTGCGACTCTCAGGGCTTCCACTCAGTGCCAAACACCACAGACAAGGGCTCTCTGGGCCTGTCCCTGAGGCACAATCACATCACAGAGCTCGAAAGGGATCAATTTGCCAGCTTCAGTCAACTCACCTGGCTCCACTTAGACCACAATCAAATATCAACAGTAAAAGAAGATGCTTTTCAAGGACTATATAAACTTAAGGAATTAATCTTGAGttccaacaaaatattttatttgccaaACACAACTTTTACCCAACTGATTAACCTGCAAAATTTGGACCTGTCTTTTAATCAGCTGTCATCTCTGCACCCAGAGCTCTTCTATGGCCTCCGGAAGCTGCAGACCTTGCATTTACGGTCCAACTCCCTGCGGACTATCCCAGTACGCCTGTTCTGGGACTGTCGTAGTCTGGAGTTTCTGGATTTGAGCACAAACCGTTTGCGAAGTTTGGCTCGCAATGGATTTGCGGGATTAATCAAACTGAGAGAGCTTCATCTAGAGCACAACCAGCTGACGAAGATTAATTTTGCTCATTTCCTACGGCTAAGCAGTCTGCACACGCTCTTCTTACAATGGAACAAAATTAGCAACTTGACATGTGGGATGGAGTGGACCTGGGGCACTTTAGAAAAACTAGACTTGActggaaatgaaataaaagccATCGATCTGACAGTGTTTGAAACAATGCCTAATCTTAAAATACTCCTCATGGATAACAACAAGTTAAACAGCCTTGATTCCAAGATCTTAAACTCCCTTAGGTCCCTCACAACCGTTGGCCTCTCTGGCAATCTGTGGGAATGCAGCCCTCGAATATGTGCTTTGGCCTCCTGGCTGGGCAGTTTCCAAGGTCGGTGGGAGCATTCCATCCTATGCCACAGCCCCGACCACACCCAGGGAGAGGATATACTAGACGCAGTCCATGGATTTCAGCTCTGCTGGAATTTATCAACCACCGTCACTGCCATGGCTACAACTTATAAAGATCCAACCATTGAATATACAAAAAGAATAAGCTCATCAAGTTACCATGTGGGAGACAAAGAAATCCCAACTACTGCAGGCATAGCAGTTACTACTGAGGAACACTTCCCGGAACCAGACAATGCCATCTTCACTCAGCGGGTAATTACAGGAACAATggctttattgttttctttcttttttattatttttatagtgtTCATCTCCAGGAAGTGCTGCCCTCCCACTTTAAGAAGAATTAGGCAGTGCTCAATGATTCAGAACCACAGGCAGCTCCGATCCCAAACACGACTCCATATGTCAAACATGTCAGACCAAGGACCATATAATGAATATGAACCTACCCATGAAGGACCCTTCATCATCATTAATGGTTACGGACAGTGCAAGTGTCAGCAGCTGCCATACAAAGAATGTGAAGTATAA